A genomic window from Paucibacter sp. KCTC 42545 includes:
- a CDS encoding asparagine synthetase B family protein has protein sequence MDLDDGRTVLAVDRFAIETLCYRVVGNELRFASRADELASGAEIDPQAIYDYLYFHVIPAPRTIFKDVFRLPAGHFAVFSQGELSVQPFWTADFQPLSKPDFGTLKSEFLQTLADSVLSQLDGGKAACFLSGGTDSSTIAGMLARVSGKKPASYSIGFEAEGYDEMEYARLAAKHFNTEHHEYYVTPKDLVQSIPLVAGFYDQPFGNSSALPAYYCAMMAKQDGVTKILAGDGGDELFGGNTRYAKQKVFGVYDDIPQGLRTALVDPLLLNRAAEATPLLRKASSYVRQAKVPMPGRFQTYNLLERLGVAEVLSPAFLQSVDQASPHDQQAQVWAEPKADHLVDRMLAFDWRYTLAEADLPKVRCTTQLAGLKVGFPMLDGRMLAIALKLPPQYKLKGLKLRWFFKEALRGFLPDEIITKKKQGFGLPFGVWSTRNAELKGLAASSVESLVARGLVNNTFVRQLLDQRLAEHPGYYGEMLWILMMLEQWLQQHAPSYKI, from the coding sequence ATGGATCTTGACGACGGCCGGACGGTGCTGGCGGTGGATCGCTTTGCCATCGAAACCCTGTGCTACCGGGTAGTTGGCAATGAGTTGCGTTTTGCCAGCCGGGCCGACGAGTTGGCCAGCGGCGCCGAAATCGATCCGCAGGCGATTTACGACTACCTCTACTTCCACGTCATCCCGGCGCCGCGCACCATATTCAAAGATGTTTTCCGCTTGCCCGCCGGCCACTTCGCGGTTTTCTCACAAGGCGAGCTCAGCGTTCAGCCCTTCTGGACCGCCGATTTTCAGCCTCTCAGCAAGCCGGATTTCGGCACGCTCAAGTCCGAGTTTTTGCAGACCCTGGCTGATTCGGTGCTGTCCCAGTTGGATGGCGGCAAAGCGGCGTGCTTTTTGAGTGGCGGCACCGACAGTTCCACCATCGCCGGCATGTTGGCACGCGTCAGCGGCAAAAAGCCCGCCAGCTATTCCATCGGTTTTGAGGCCGAGGGCTATGACGAGATGGAATATGCCCGTCTGGCCGCCAAACATTTCAACACCGAACACCACGAGTACTACGTCACGCCCAAAGACCTGGTGCAGAGCATTCCCTTGGTGGCGGGTTTCTACGACCAGCCCTTTGGCAACTCCTCTGCCCTGCCCGCTTATTACTGCGCCATGATGGCCAAGCAAGACGGCGTCACCAAGATTTTGGCAGGTGACGGCGGCGATGAGCTATTCGGGGGCAATACCCGCTATGCCAAGCAAAAAGTTTTCGGCGTCTACGATGACATTCCCCAAGGCCTGCGGACGGCGCTTGTCGACCCGCTGCTCCTGAACCGCGCGGCCGAAGCCACGCCGCTCTTGCGCAAGGCGAGCAGCTATGTGCGCCAGGCCAAGGTCCCAATGCCTGGCCGCTTTCAAACCTACAACCTGCTGGAACGTCTGGGGGTCGCCGAGGTTCTATCACCAGCCTTCCTCCAGTCGGTCGATCAAGCTAGCCCGCATGACCAGCAGGCCCAGGTCTGGGCGGAGCCCAAAGCCGATCATCTGGTGGACCGCATGTTGGCCTTCGATTGGCGTTACACCCTTGCTGAAGCCGACCTACCCAAGGTTCGCTGCACCACCCAGTTGGCCGGCTTGAAGGTGGGCTTCCCCATGCTGGACGGCCGCATGCTGGCCATCGCGCTCAAGCTGCCACCGCAGTACAAGCTCAAAGGCTTGAAGCTGCGCTGGTTCTTCAAGGAAGCCCTGCGCGGATTCCTGCCGGATGAAATCATCACCAAGAAGAAGCAAGGCTTTGGTCTGCCCTTCGGCGTCTGGTCCACCCGCAATGCAGAACTGAAGGGTTTGGCGGCGAGCTCGGTGGAAAGCTTGGTGGCGCGAGGCTTAGTCAACAATACCTTTGTGCGCCAATTGCTGGATCAGCGCCTGGCCGAGCACCCGGGCTATTACGGCGAAATGCTGTGGATCTTGATGATGCTTGAGCAGTGGCTCCAGCAGCACGCGCCTAGCTACAAGATTTAA
- a CDS encoding polysaccharide deacetylase family protein — translation MSILIFHRVLPRPDEIFPDDVHAQRFDQICAWLKQWFEVLPLDQAGQMLAEGRLPARACCITFDDGYADNHQVALPILQKHGLPATFFIATGFLQGGRMWNDTVIESVRHCRQPELDFGAHGSYAMGDAATRRTAIDAIIGKIKYLPIAERLAASEDLLERSGARLEEQLMMGPDGVRRLRDAGMQIGAHTVSHPILARTESQIARQEIHDSKAYLEDLLAQDCSLFAYPNGKPGRDYLPEHVDMVRDLGFKTAVSTTWGASGPGADPLQLQRFTPWDSSKGAFGLRLMRNLLA, via the coding sequence TTGTCGATTCTGATTTTTCATCGCGTATTGCCTAGGCCGGATGAGATCTTCCCCGACGACGTTCATGCGCAGCGCTTTGATCAGATCTGCGCTTGGCTGAAGCAGTGGTTTGAGGTGCTGCCTCTGGATCAGGCGGGGCAGATGTTGGCAGAAGGGCGGCTGCCGGCGCGGGCGTGCTGTATCACCTTCGACGACGGCTACGCCGACAACCACCAGGTCGCCTTGCCTATTCTGCAAAAGCACGGATTGCCTGCGACCTTCTTCATTGCGACCGGTTTTTTGCAAGGTGGTCGCATGTGGAATGACACGGTGATTGAATCCGTTCGTCATTGCCGCCAACCCGAGTTGGACTTCGGTGCGCATGGCAGTTATGCCATGGGAGATGCAGCAACGCGCCGCACGGCCATCGACGCCATCATTGGCAAGATCAAATACCTGCCCATTGCCGAGCGTTTGGCGGCCTCGGAAGATTTGCTCGAACGCAGCGGCGCGCGCTTAGAAGAGCAACTGATGATGGGGCCGGACGGCGTGCGACGCTTGCGGGATGCGGGTATGCAGATCGGCGCGCACACTGTTTCACATCCGATTTTGGCGAGAACTGAGTCTCAGATTGCTCGGCAGGAAATCCACGACAGCAAAGCCTATTTGGAGGATTTGCTGGCACAGGATTGCAGCCTGTTCGCCTACCCGAATGGCAAGCCCGGCCGGGACTATTTGCCCGAGCATGTGGACATGGTGCGTGATCTGGGCTTCAAGACCGCGGTGTCCACCACCTGGGGCGCTTCAGGCCCCGGGGCAGACCCTTTGCAGCTTCAGCGATTCACGCCCTGGGACAGCAGCAAAGGCGCATTTGGTCTGCGCTTGATGCGCAACTTGCTGGCCTGA
- a CDS encoding putative O-glycosylation ligase, exosortase A system-associated, with protein MRDLVLASVLLWLMFKGFRHPWIGIIGWTWISIMNPHSFSWRLSELPVAAAMAGSTLLGILLTKDKISYFVSRESGVLMLFMLWMCITLPFSVYFDRSFVLWSRVMKIDFMILVAMLVLYNKKHIMALTWTLVASIGFYGVKGGIFTFATGGSYRVWGPEGSYIEGNNEIALALIMVIPLIRFLQMQLPASAKWASRGFSAAMVLCAASALGSQSRGALLAIAAMTLVMWWRGKHKLEMGLVLLVLGVALIIFMPDSWTERMSTIKTYDQDTSAGGRINAWWMAFNLASHNFFGGGFMVSSASLFALYAPDPNDVHAAHSIYFMVLGEHGFVGLFLFLLLWFFVWRSAGRLYRNQSSSAEDKWMSDLGAMCQVSLVGYFVGGAFLSLSYYDLPYNILILVVLACRLMDGKAKEDSPAAKLGLNPSASA; from the coding sequence ATGCGTGATCTGGTTCTTGCCAGTGTTTTGCTATGGCTGATGTTCAAAGGGTTCAGACACCCTTGGATCGGCATCATCGGATGGACTTGGATCAGCATCATGAATCCACATTCCTTCAGCTGGCGCTTGAGTGAATTGCCAGTAGCGGCCGCGATGGCTGGCTCAACCTTGCTCGGCATCCTACTCACCAAGGACAAGATTTCTTACTTTGTCAGCCGAGAGTCCGGTGTTTTGATGCTATTCATGCTGTGGATGTGCATCACCTTGCCGTTTTCGGTCTACTTTGATCGCAGTTTTGTTCTCTGGAGCCGGGTCATGAAGATCGACTTCATGATCTTGGTGGCCATGCTGGTGCTCTACAACAAAAAGCACATCATGGCTCTCACTTGGACCCTGGTGGCGTCTATCGGTTTTTACGGTGTGAAGGGTGGCATCTTTACTTTTGCCACGGGGGGCAGCTATCGCGTCTGGGGGCCGGAGGGCAGCTATATCGAGGGCAATAACGAGATTGCCCTGGCCCTGATTATGGTGATTCCATTGATTCGCTTTCTGCAGATGCAATTGCCAGCCTCGGCGAAGTGGGCGAGTCGTGGGTTCAGCGCCGCCATGGTTTTATGTGCAGCTTCTGCCTTGGGCAGTCAGTCGCGGGGTGCCCTGTTAGCGATCGCGGCGATGACCCTGGTGATGTGGTGGCGGGGCAAGCACAAACTGGAAATGGGCTTGGTGTTGCTGGTTCTCGGGGTGGCCTTGATCATTTTTATGCCCGATAGCTGGACCGAACGTATGTCAACCATCAAGACCTACGACCAAGACACTTCCGCCGGGGGGCGCATCAACGCTTGGTGGATGGCCTTCAACCTGGCCTCGCACAATTTCTTTGGCGGGGGCTTTATGGTGAGCTCAGCCTCCCTGTTCGCCTTGTATGCGCCTGATCCCAATGATGTGCATGCGGCGCACAGCATCTATTTCATGGTGTTGGGTGAGCATGGCTTTGTCGGACTTTTTCTCTTCTTGTTGCTCTGGTTTTTTGTTTGGCGCTCGGCAGGCCGGCTTTACCGCAATCAAAGTAGTTCAGCTGAAGATAAATGGATGTCCGACTTGGGGGCCATGTGCCAGGTGAGTTTGGTCGGCTACTTCGTTGGTGGTGCGTTCCTGAGTCTTTCCTACTACGACTTGCCCTACAACATCTTGATTCTGGTCGTGCTGGCTTGCCGGCTGATGGATGGCAAAGCCAAAGAGGATTCGCCTGCTGCCAAACTCGGTTTGAATCCCTCTGCGTCTGCTTGA
- a CDS encoding glycosyltransferase family 4 protein: protein MRVLTFSTLYPSSVRPGHGIFVETRLRELIASGQIESRVVAPVPWFPSTDARYGEYALMAKTPAREHRNGIEALHPRYGLLPKIGMNLAPLGLYLGAKAAVQQLLDEGFDFDVIDAHYYYPDGVAAAMLARHFKKPLTITARGTDLNLIPEYTLPRKMIQWAARTAQASIGVCSALVDVLRGWNIPEERLHVMRNGVDLQRFRPSPPAQVREELSLQGSPLLMSVGYLIERKGHHLAIEALAHLLPRYPNARLVIVGEGPERKSLQELAEKLGVAQHLSMPGAQPNAELYRWYSAADIFILASSREGWANVLLESMACGTPVVATDIWGTPEVVSDPVAGRLVKERTGLAFAGELEQLLAAMPDRNQVRRFAEGFSWAATTQAQLDLFSKLSKPMQSEACDA, encoded by the coding sequence CTGCGTGTTCTGACCTTCTCCACGCTCTATCCCAGCAGCGTGCGGCCGGGCCATGGCATCTTTGTCGAAACCCGTTTGCGCGAGCTGATTGCCAGCGGCCAGATCGAGTCCCGCGTGGTGGCGCCCGTGCCATGGTTCCCCTCCACCGACGCGCGCTATGGCGAGTACGCCCTGATGGCCAAGACCCCGGCGCGTGAGCATCGCAACGGCATCGAGGCCCTGCATCCGCGCTACGGCCTGCTGCCCAAGATCGGCATGAATCTAGCGCCCTTGGGACTCTATCTTGGCGCCAAGGCGGCGGTCCAGCAGTTGTTGGATGAAGGCTTTGACTTCGATGTCATCGATGCGCACTACTACTACCCCGATGGCGTGGCTGCCGCCATGCTGGCCCGGCATTTCAAGAAGCCGCTGACGATCACCGCCCGCGGCACCGATTTGAACCTGATCCCCGAATACACCTTGCCGCGCAAGATGATCCAGTGGGCGGCGCGCACGGCGCAGGCCTCTATCGGCGTCTGCTCGGCCCTGGTCGATGTTTTGCGCGGCTGGAATATCCCCGAGGAGCGCCTGCACGTGATGCGCAATGGCGTGGATCTGCAACGCTTCCGGCCGTCGCCTCCGGCCCAAGTCCGCGAGGAACTGAGCCTGCAGGGCTCACCCTTGCTGATGTCGGTTGGGTATCTGATCGAGCGCAAAGGCCACCACCTGGCCATTGAGGCACTGGCCCATCTGTTGCCGCGTTATCCCAATGCGAGGCTGGTGATCGTTGGCGAGGGCCCGGAGCGCAAAAGTCTGCAGGAGTTGGCCGAAAAGCTGGGTGTGGCCCAGCATCTGAGCATGCCCGGTGCCCAGCCGAATGCCGAACTCTACCGTTGGTATAGCGCGGCCGATATCTTCATATTGGCCTCCAGTCGTGAGGGCTGGGCGAACGTTTTGTTGGAGTCCATGGCCTGCGGCACCCCGGTGGTCGCCACTGATATCTGGGGTACGCCCGAGGTGGTTTCGGACCCGGTAGCCGGGCGGCTGGTGAAAGAACGCACAGGCCTTGCCTTTGCAGGTGAGCTCGAGCAGTTGTTGGCCGCCATGCCTGATCGCAACCAGGTGCGCCGATTCGCCGAAGGCTTTAGCTGGGCCGCTACCACTCAGGCTCAGCTGGACCTATTCAGCAAACTGAGCAAGCCGATGCAGTCTGAGGCTTGCGATGCGTGA
- a CDS encoding glycosyltransferase family 4 protein, whose amino-acid sequence MKILYHHRTASKDGQSTHITEMILGLRALGAEVIECAPSVGSDSPAEAGGGSPGWVGRLKALLPRQLYELAELAYSWVAFRRLSAAIRQHQPEGIYERYNLYLLAGIWAKKRFKLPLILEVNAPMAVERREYGGLSWPRLADWAELYVWKQADLLLPVTQVLADYMVAKGLDAARIHVIPNAINLAHYQHLPSKDEAKAGQGLRGKLVVGFTGFVREWDRLDRIMAWVAKQAPRYPVHLMVIGDGPARAEIEACARQLGVAERLSFTGAVPREQVPALSMAFDIALQTALVPYASPLCLFEYLALGKAIVAPDQPNHHEILTAGVDAVLYDPLDANGIEKALDQLCEDASLRERVAAAAVSVIATKQLTWVQHAARVLGLFQSLQNKNKKK is encoded by the coding sequence ATGAAGATTCTTTACCACCACCGCACGGCTTCCAAAGACGGTCAATCCACCCACATCACCGAGATGATTTTGGGCCTACGCGCCCTGGGTGCCGAGGTTATCGAATGCGCGCCCTCTGTCGGTTCCGACAGCCCGGCAGAAGCCGGTGGCGGTAGCCCCGGCTGGGTGGGGCGGCTCAAGGCCTTGCTGCCGCGCCAGCTCTACGAGTTGGCCGAGCTGGCTTATTCCTGGGTAGCCTTTCGTCGCCTGAGCGCGGCCATCCGCCAGCACCAACCGGAAGGCATTTACGAGCGCTACAACCTTTATCTGCTGGCCGGCATTTGGGCCAAAAAGCGCTTCAAGCTGCCGCTGATTTTGGAGGTTAATGCGCCGATGGCGGTGGAGCGGCGCGAGTACGGCGGCCTGTCCTGGCCGCGTCTGGCCGATTGGGCCGAGCTTTATGTCTGGAAGCAGGCTGATTTGCTGCTGCCGGTGACCCAGGTGCTGGCCGACTATATGGTCGCCAAAGGGCTGGATGCGGCTCGCATCCACGTCATCCCCAATGCCATCAATCTGGCGCATTACCAGCATCTGCCTAGCAAGGACGAAGCCAAGGCTGGTCAGGGCTTGCGGGGCAAGTTGGTGGTGGGTTTTACTGGTTTTGTGCGCGAGTGGGACCGGCTGGACCGCATCATGGCCTGGGTGGCCAAGCAGGCGCCGCGTTATCCCGTGCATCTGATGGTGATTGGTGACGGCCCGGCGCGCGCTGAAATCGAAGCCTGCGCCCGCCAGCTGGGCGTTGCCGAGCGACTTAGCTTTACTGGCGCGGTGCCACGCGAGCAGGTGCCAGCTTTGTCGATGGCTTTTGACATTGCGTTGCAAACTGCCCTAGTGCCCTATGCCTCGCCCCTGTGCTTGTTCGAGTACTTGGCCCTGGGCAAGGCCATCGTGGCACCCGACCAGCCCAATCACCACGAGATTCTGACGGCCGGTGTCGATGCAGTGCTCTACGACCCGCTGGACGCCAATGGCATCGAGAAAGCCCTGGATCAACTATGTGAAGACGCTAGCCTGCGCGAGCGGGTGGCAGCGGCTGCTGTCAGTGTGATCGCCACCAAGCAGCTGACCTGGGTGCAGCATGCGGCCCGCGTGCTGGGCTTGTTTCAAAGTCTGCAAAACAAAAACAAGAAGAAGTGA
- a CDS encoding XrtA/PEP-CTERM system amidotransferase: MCGITGIFDTRGPRDISPAVLQRMNDSQHHRGPDEGSLHLEPGLGFGHRRLSIIDIATGQQPLFNEDGSVVVVFNGEIYNYQSLIPELQALGHVFKTKSDTEVIVHAWESWGVDCVQRFRGMFAFALWDRNKQTLFMARDRLGVKPFYYALLDDGTLLFGSELKSLVAHGGLRRDIDPLAVEEYFALGYVAEPRTIFKQAKKLPPAHTLLIRRGEAVGEPRRFWDVRFSLDAKIGDAEACEELTRRLQESIRLRMIAEVPLGAFLSGGVDSSAVVAMMAQQSSGPVNTCSIAFEDPAFNEAAFAQTVADRYHTNHRVETVQSDDFDLIDTLARLYDEPYADSSAIPTYRVCQLARKHVTVALSGDGGDETFGGYRRYKLHLMEERMRSAMPLGLRRPLFGTLGQLYPKADWAPRVFRAKTTFEALARDSVQAYFHSMSLLRDADRSRLYSKSFKAELGGYTAREVFTRHAANAGTDDPLALIQYIDTQTYLVGDINTKVDRASMAHSLEVREPLMDHEIVEWLGTLPSSLKIRNGESKFLLKKAMEPYLPNDIMYRPKMGFAVPLARWFRGPLRQRVREALLSGPLAESGMFDQATIAQMVEQHEGGSRDHSTPLWSLLMYDAFLRNVMAGSAASGLPKAAPVNEMVGV; the protein is encoded by the coding sequence ATGTGTGGCATTACCGGTATTTTTGATACGCGCGGCCCTCGGGATATCTCGCCAGCTGTGCTGCAGCGAATGAACGATTCGCAGCATCACCGTGGCCCAGATGAAGGCAGCCTTCATCTGGAGCCCGGACTGGGTTTTGGCCACCGCCGCCTGTCCATCATTGATATCGCCACGGGACAGCAGCCGCTGTTCAACGAGGACGGGTCTGTGGTGGTGGTCTTCAATGGCGAGATCTACAACTACCAAAGCCTGATTCCTGAATTGCAAGCCCTGGGTCATGTGTTCAAGACCAAGAGCGATACCGAGGTCATCGTCCACGCCTGGGAATCCTGGGGTGTGGACTGCGTGCAGCGCTTTCGCGGCATGTTCGCCTTCGCCCTGTGGGACCGCAACAAGCAGACCTTGTTCATGGCGCGCGACCGCTTGGGCGTCAAGCCTTTTTACTACGCCTTGCTGGACGACGGCACTCTGCTATTTGGCTCCGAGCTGAAGTCTTTGGTGGCCCACGGCGGCCTGCGCCGCGACATCGACCCGCTGGCAGTGGAAGAGTATTTCGCCCTGGGCTATGTGGCCGAACCGCGCACCATCTTCAAGCAGGCCAAAAAGCTGCCGCCGGCCCATACTTTGCTGATTCGCCGCGGTGAGGCCGTCGGCGAGCCTCGTCGCTTCTGGGATGTGCGCTTCTCGCTGGATGCCAAGATTGGTGACGCCGAGGCCTGCGAAGAGCTAACGCGGCGCCTGCAGGAGTCCATCCGCCTGCGCATGATTGCCGAGGTGCCGCTGGGTGCCTTCCTCTCCGGCGGCGTGGATTCCAGCGCCGTCGTTGCCATGATGGCTCAGCAGTCCAGCGGCCCGGTCAACACCTGTTCCATCGCCTTTGAGGACCCGGCTTTCAACGAAGCCGCCTTCGCGCAGACGGTGGCGGACCGTTATCACACCAATCACCGGGTCGAGACGGTGCAGAGCGATGACTTTGACCTGATCGATACCTTGGCGCGGCTCTACGACGAGCCCTATGCCGACAGCTCAGCCATCCCCACCTACCGGGTTTGCCAACTGGCCCGCAAGCATGTGACCGTGGCCTTGTCGGGCGATGGTGGCGACGAGACCTTTGGCGGCTACCGCCGCTACAAGTTGCATCTGATGGAAGAGCGCATGCGCTCAGCCATGCCATTGGGTTTGCGCCGGCCCTTGTTTGGCACCCTGGGTCAGCTTTACCCAAAAGCCGACTGGGCACCGCGCGTCTTCCGCGCCAAGACCACGTTCGAAGCCCTGGCGCGCGATTCGGTGCAAGCCTATTTCCATAGTATGAGCTTGCTGCGCGATGCGGATCGCTCACGGCTTTACAGCAAGTCCTTCAAGGCCGAGCTGGGCGGCTACACCGCCCGCGAGGTCTTCACCCGCCACGCGGCCAATGCCGGAACCGACGACCCGCTGGCTTTGATTCAGTACATCGACACCCAGACCTATTTGGTCGGCGATATCAACACCAAGGTGGACCGCGCCAGCATGGCCCATTCGCTGGAGGTGCGCGAGCCCTTGATGGATCACGAGATCGTCGAATGGCTGGGCACCTTGCCTTCCTCGCTGAAGATCCGCAATGGCGAGAGCAAGTTCCTGCTGAAGAAGGCGATGGAACCCTATCTGCCTAACGACATCATGTATCGCCCCAAGATGGGCTTTGCCGTGCCCCTGGCGCGCTGGTTCCGTGGACCCTTGCGCCAGCGGGTGCGCGAGGCCTTGCTGTCTGGGCCGCTGGCTGAATCCGGCATGTTCGATCAAGCGACGATCGCGCAGATGGTCGAGCAGCACGAGGGCGGCTCGCGCGATCACAGCACGCCCTTGTGGAGTTTGCTGATGTATGACGCCTTCCTGCGCAATGTGATGGCCGGCAGCGCCGCCAGCGGTCTTCCCAAGGCCGCGCCAGTGAATGAGATGGTTGGGGTCTGA
- the xrtA gene encoding exosortase A yields MKLSKAWQAALPGFLLGLLALLWLFRDTGLAMVEIWNRSETFAHAFVVPPISLWLIWRQRAQLARLTPRPAPLCLLFIAVLCALWLFAELAVVNAATQFALVGLIVLLVPATLGWEVARSITFPLGFLFFAVPFGEFVMPQLMAWTADFTVTALRLSGIPVFREGLQFVIPSGNWSVVEACSGIRYLMASVMVGTLFAYLNYRSHTRRWIFVGVSIVLPLAANWVRAYLIVLLGHISGNKLAAGADHLVYGWIFFGVVMLAMFMIGARWSEPDAQHVEANDEAEGGTQKVEAAASLVEAGRGRFAVAKTGFAVAALLVLLTTPHLLLHSILANASSAELTLAAPDLSAKGWALRADPAPVFTPAFENPLAVLQASYAKSGEAPVGLYLAYYRHQSFNSKLISSNNVLVTSKDAVWSQVASGSREQASPGYSMRVRTAELRRKDMGHEGVAGSRLRVWQLYWVNGRLLTRDWQAKLYGAFDRLIGRGDDAAVLVFYADQSTLGPDEALLSAFALDNLDVLASLLKTTRDAALVGDGRAKPTAAATQPLRTPVP; encoded by the coding sequence TTGAAGTTATCAAAAGCGTGGCAAGCCGCCTTGCCTGGCTTTCTCTTGGGCCTGTTGGCGCTGCTGTGGTTGTTCAGGGATACCGGCCTGGCCATGGTGGAGATTTGGAATCGCTCCGAAACCTTTGCCCATGCCTTTGTGGTGCCGCCCATCTCGCTGTGGCTGATCTGGCGCCAGCGCGCTCAGCTGGCGCGTTTGACCCCGCGCCCGGCACCGCTGTGCCTGCTGTTCATTGCCGTGCTGTGTGCGCTGTGGTTGTTTGCGGAATTGGCCGTGGTCAATGCCGCCACCCAGTTTGCGCTGGTCGGCTTGATCGTGCTCTTGGTGCCCGCCACCCTGGGCTGGGAAGTGGCGCGCAGCATTACTTTCCCCTTGGGCTTCTTGTTTTTCGCCGTGCCTTTCGGTGAATTCGTGATGCCTCAGTTGATGGCGTGGACAGCTGATTTCACTGTCACTGCTTTGCGACTGAGCGGCATTCCCGTGTTCCGTGAAGGCTTGCAATTCGTCATCCCTTCGGGCAATTGGTCGGTGGTGGAGGCGTGCAGCGGCATCCGTTATCTGATGGCCTCGGTGATGGTGGGTACTTTGTTCGCCTATCTGAATTACCGCTCACACACACGCCGCTGGATCTTTGTCGGTGTGTCCATCGTCCTGCCCTTGGCTGCCAACTGGGTGCGCGCCTACCTGATCGTGCTGCTGGGCCATATTTCCGGCAATAAGCTCGCGGCTGGCGCCGATCATTTGGTGTACGGCTGGATCTTTTTCGGCGTCGTCATGCTGGCCATGTTCATGATTGGCGCCCGCTGGTCGGAGCCCGATGCGCAGCATGTTGAAGCTAACGACGAGGCTGAAGGGGGCACACAGAAAGTAGAAGCCGCGGCCTCATTGGTCGAGGCCGGCAGAGGTCGCTTTGCAGTAGCCAAGACTGGATTTGCCGTGGCAGCCCTGTTGGTGCTGCTGACCACTCCGCATCTCCTGCTTCATTCGATCTTGGCGAACGCGAGTTCGGCCGAGTTGACCTTGGCCGCACCCGACCTGAGTGCCAAAGGCTGGGCTCTGCGGGCCGATCCGGCGCCGGTGTTTACGCCGGCCTTTGAGAATCCGCTTGCAGTTCTACAAGCCAGCTATGCCAAGTCCGGGGAGGCCCCGGTCGGCCTGTACCTCGCTTACTACCGCCACCAAAGCTTCAACAGCAAGCTGATCAGCTCGAACAATGTGCTGGTGACGTCAAAAGATGCCGTCTGGAGCCAGGTTGCCTCAGGCAGCCGTGAACAGGCAAGCCCCGGCTACTCCATGCGTGTGCGCACGGCGGAATTGCGTCGCAAGGACATGGGCCATGAGGGCGTGGCAGGTAGCCGACTGCGGGTGTGGCAGCTTTACTGGGTCAATGGTCGTCTGTTGACGCGTGACTGGCAGGCCAAGCTGTACGGCGCCTTTGACCGACTGATCGGCCGTGGAGATGACGCCGCTGTACTGGTGTTCTACGCCGACCAATCCACGCTAGGGCCCGACGAAGCCTTGCTGAGCGCTTTCGCGCTCGACAACCTCGATGTCCTTGCCTCGCTGCTGAAGACCACTCGTGACGCTGCCCTGGTAGGCGATGGCCGGGCCAAACCGACTGCTGCCGCTACGCAGCCCTTGCGGACACCCGTGCCATGA